The Salarias fasciatus chromosome 11, fSalaFa1.1, whole genome shotgun sequence genomic interval GATTGAAGGAAACATTTCTGGACTGCGAAACGACCGCATATTTATAGAATCACGGAGAAGTATCAAAATTTGTAACTAATGAAATACCTCGCAAATGTGCAAAATTTCAAGCAAATATCTTCCAACCTCATACTGAAGTTTGACTGACGTTGCTAATGTGCATATTGTTGCTTTTTAATGAGTTGCACGTCGTTGCAGCCAGGTGCTGGATCTCTGAGTGACAGAAAAATACTCCACAGACGTAGAACGATGCTCAGGACAGATCTGTCTGCGTCTTTGTACAAAGGTTCAACTGAACCCTCCTGGAACATGCAGTGCACATCAAACTCTACAGCATTTTGCACAAAACCCCGGTGTTTTGGTGACACTCCGTCTCACTCGGCGTTCTCCTGGACCCTCTCGCTGCCGCTGAACTCCTCCCTCCggccctcgtcctcctcccctccgcccTGGTGGGAGTAGTGCACCTGACTCTGGTGTCTGTTCCTGGAGGGGGCGTCTTTAAAGCGCTGCCCGCAGTCCTCGCAGGCGTACAGGAGCCCGTCTCTGTGAGCGCCTCTGCTcgctgccggcggcggcggcggcttgtGCTCATGCGGCCCCGGAGCATCCTGGGAGTTGGGAACTCTGCTGTCGGGGTTGACGGTTGCGGCGGCGGCAGGGGAAGTTCTGGGGCGGCCGGGCTGCCCGCCGGGACCGGCCGGTTCCCGGTAGGTCCCGGCGGCCTCGGGGGCCAGCCCGTGGACCGTGCGGTAGTGGAACCGGATCCCGGAGCGGTTGGAGAAGCCTTTCTCGCACAGGCTGCAGACGAACGGCCTCTCCCCCGTGTGGATGCGGATATGGATCTTGAGCGCCCCCGACTGAGTGAAGCACTTGCCGCACTGGCCGCAGCGGTAGGGCTTCTCCCCCGTGTGGGTCCTCTGGTGGGCCCGGACCCCGGCCAGGTGGGGGAAGCCCCTGCCGCAGAAGCCGCAGGAGTACGGCCGCTCGCCCGTGTGGATCCGCCGGTGGATCTTCAGAGCTCCCGACTGGCTGAAGCTCTTGCCGCAGTCCGGGCAGGAGTAGGGCCGTGCGCCCGTGTGCACGTTGAGGTGGATGCGGAGGTTGCTGTGGGAGTTGAAGGCGCGGCCGCACTCGGTGCAGAGGAAGCCGGGCGGTTTCTGGGCGTGCTCGGAGCgctggtgctgcagcagctgcgaCGGCCGGGAGAAGGAGGCGGAGCAGTGCATGCAGGGGTGCGGCGGCAGCGCCAAGGGAGCCGCCCGGCTCCTGTCCTCCGGCGGCAGCGGTGGTGGCGGCTGCCGCTGCTCGTGGCGGCACGCCTCGGGACAGGAGCGCTGGCAGCACAGGCCCGGGAAGGGACCGGCGAGCGGCGAGGAGTGAGAGCGGGTGAGCTGGGGACACGGCAGGCAGGACGTCAAGGggcagtggtggtggtggaagtGATGGTGGGCGTGCGTGTGGGAGAAGCGGGAGTCGGCGGCGTCCTGCTGGCTCAGGATCTGGGAGCAGGCGTGGAGGCTGTGGTGGCAGCACAAGCAGGGGAACACGGGGACGCCGGGCAAGGCGCCCGAGCACAGTCTGGACGCCGCCGTTTCAGTCTGCTGGTCTTTGTTGGGCCCTCTCCTGTCTCTACTGTCGCCGTGCGGCCGGTTGGACGGCCTGCTGTCCGCCTCAGACGTGGAGCTGTGCACCGTGGTGTCCGATAAGCACATGTCCAGGCCCACAGCGGGGTTCCTGCTCAGATCTTTGGGTTGGCTCGCTGTGTTCGAGAGCGTCGCTGAGGACGCGGACTGTCTGGGCATCAACGTCGCAAAGGTAGGAGAGGAAGTGGAGTACGGGCAGCCGGGGCAGGTGCAGTAATAATGCACATC includes:
- the LOC115396681 gene encoding zinc finger protein 135; this translates as MDRDRTADIHAQCSWMDMHQFIGDLITSGNASKNQPDVLNAAWGVAAAAGGGGGGGGGGGGGGGGGAAAALGFKAASLDPLQDKTETPAGRQFQARAPHKKGESRDRRQDVHYYCTCPGCPYSTSSPTFATLMPRQSASSATLSNTASQPKDLSRNPAVGLDMCLSDTTVHSSTSEADSRPSNRPHGDSRDRRGPNKDQQTETAASRLCSGALPGVPVFPCLCCHHSLHACSQILSQQDAADSRFSHTHAHHHFHHHHCPLTSCLPCPQLTRSHSSPLAGPFPGLCCQRSCPEACRHEQRQPPPPLPPEDRSRAAPLALPPHPCMHCSASFSRPSQLLQHQRSEHAQKPPGFLCTECGRAFNSHSNLRIHLNVHTGARPYSCPDCGKSFSQSGALKIHRRIHTGERPYSCGFCGRGFPHLAGVRAHQRTHTGEKPYRCGQCGKCFTQSGALKIHIRIHTGERPFVCSLCEKGFSNRSGIRFHYRTVHGLAPEAAGTYREPAGPGGQPGRPRTSPAAAATVNPDSRVPNSQDAPGPHEHKPPPPPAASRGAHRDGLLYACEDCGQRFKDAPSRNRHQSQVHYSHQGGGEEDEGRREEFSGSERVQENAE